CAGAAGCAAGAACATTTTTAATTTCAGAAAAAAGCAAGAACATTTTTATTTGCATtcctagttttttttctttttttttttttcttttagctaGAACGTAGTAAGTTAACTTATTACCTCGACAAAACACAAGATTGAGCCGACGAGGGATCCGGCTACTGCGATGAGGGAGAAGGATTGGCATCCAACAATCCCCTGacgaaaagaagagaaattagtcggtaattagtaattaataagaAAGCACGCAAGAGACGAAACTCACGATAAGAagattaattaagtttttttttttaaaaaaaaagaaaaaggttaattaattataacctTCTCAACAAGAATCTGGCAAAGCGTTGCCCAGTTACGTTTATTCGTCAGTGGGGGTGGGGGACGAAACAGCTTTAGCACAGCCCCGTTTAGCTCCTTGGCTAGAAAAGATGAAAGATggaagggaggaggaggaggctgcttctgctgcttctgcttctcaTCGGGCGCAACATGCACGGCGGCGTCCGCAGAAGCCGCCGccctcttcgtcgtcgtcgtcgtcgcttCGTGGTTGAGTCTTAGGCGCTTCTCTGCAGTACCACGGCCGCTGCATGGAAGTCGAAGAGACGGGAGACTTCGACGAGGAGTTGAagcaggagaagaagaagaagaagaagaagaggaggagggaagATGATCTGATCGGTGAGCTCGGGCGGCCCGAAGCAATCTAGTTGCCCCCGCCATTCTAGTTAACTCTCTACGTCTTCCTATAGATGAAGGTTATATAGTATGCATCTATATAAACACatgcaaaagagagaaaaaaaaagaaaaaagaaaaaaagaataagaagatcaagaagagtACAATTAAACGAGGGGGAAAAGTGAAGGTCGGAGGAAAAGGCGCggggagaggagggggaagCAACAGAAGATTCTGCGCATATAGCATCGTGGTTTTGGCGGGATTTGGCACTACAGGTTGGTTGGTAGGTTTGTTTTTTTGTATTACTATTGGACGGCTGGGAATTTAGGGCTTGTTTAGTCAGCATAGTTAATTTGGACTTCAAAATGGAAATCGAATATTACTGATTCAGTTATGGctaattgaattttgatttttattttactttgaaattaaaatagcttattttatttatggcACAATTCGATTTTAAATCCTACGCTGCTGGCCAGTTTCAAAGTAACTAACTCGAAATCCTCAAAAATCTCACCCTTCTCCACCGTCATCTCTCtactcaaaattataaaaatattaattgtttatttcaataataaataagatatttttggatgatgcgtta
Above is a genomic segment from Ananas comosus cultivar F153 linkage group 15, ASM154086v1, whole genome shotgun sequence containing:
- the LOC109721133 gene encoding uncharacterized protein LOC109721133, with translation MAGATRLLRAARAHRSDHLPSSSSSSSSSSPASTPRRSLPSLRLPCSGRGTAEKRLRLNHEATTTTTKRAAASADAAVHVAPDEKQKQQKQPPPPPFHLSSFLAKELNGAVLKLFRPPPPLTNKRNWATLCQILVEKGIVGCQSFSLIAVAGSLVGSILCFVEGCFFVLESFLEYFHAISKRAEDRGEIIKLLIEALDMFLVGTALLTFGMGLYVMFAASSGKNQKNRERHPVAESNFGPFSLKKLKEGTAMQSISEAKSKLGHAIMLILHAGVLDKFKNVPLISGLDLACFAGAVFVSSASVFLLSKLTTQRSTNISV